One window of the Aptenodytes patagonicus chromosome 17, bAptPat1.pri.cur, whole genome shotgun sequence genome contains the following:
- the KIAA0753 gene encoding protein moonraker isoform X1, which produces MGPSKPTMSDATFAFTTQLYRNEAKDLQTQLQFNRNVPAVPENLALRFSNPRPIIIEKLKASNDQRNLAGSEDPSIRSSVMFSVISEERLKLAIQLAKRDIKRRHLEEQVKQQVFGDAVNKPLLAQKSQQQKTEVFESPEHKNAVKSQTHLKYQQKLGQPSKVETTISGAKVYLYTPNERKLIPAVLDSPPTHDTGPDPKPNVNKKEDKNMQEVRRLQKELRSYIHKIEELTKKGREREILDPDKEQQVCTRRQKQAARSARMLYVLQQQVKEIQDDLEKLSPHKIKHTKKSRAVSRLAAAHRGAVRALQAFANQFTDQTEQQIPTHYKELGSLIRQLSLCSAKLEVDSSISDVIIDILLQVEDLDSLLEKKQTPKKVKKCISASQGKSPRNTETFPARKQLTSPKGENKSLILKGQHRQEPRKPPAARSLLTAVQKANSCAHTLHNKFQESDPRTPERNATLQGSIDALVRARAVKKDPILESGPLKKKGVLLPAKSQGMPKSLKSRQVQPQEKHARFQETTIAFQLKENKRLVKESRIPCVPPNPTSPPVSPKRPWLEAETSRRVKVLTDLSRGEMKKIQKLRSQSASPTQCADKVEKAVRERLEPLLDRTQQVAANAAILSEKLLDDLLEDTAQELWSMEQRERLQTEALLMADTHSLESMLQRMEEIETYQEAVRRRFTQIVYSDSEFWVQEDKMEQQIASIAKRPTSPHPIQITKSIGHTEPEMDILFEKLFDGYDTDENKESEENLRTGNDILQPLTRNSLQKECYVSLSVPKHMLQSILDYNSRYKHHLKLISHEAIGSFNPWRIAESLAEQLTEEALCDVAAELQDVCEDYAEAVFTSEFLQPAQ; this is translated from the exons ATGGGACCAAGCAAGCCAACCATGTCTGATGCTACATTTGCATTCACTACTCAGCTGTACAGGAATGAAGCAAAGGATTTACAAACACAG CTCCAGTTTAATAGAAATGTCCCTGCAGTTCCAGAGAACTTGGCTCTCAGATTCTCTAACCCCCGTCCAATTATAATAGAAAAACTGAAGGCGTCCAATGATCAGAGAAATCTAGCTGGAAGTGAGGACCCCAGCATAAGAAGCTCTGTCATGTTTTCAGTGATATCTGAAGAGAGACTAAAATTGGCTATTCAGCTAGCCAAAAGGGACATAAAACGAAGACATCTTGAAGAGCAAGTGAAACAGCAAGTGTTTGGAGATGCTGTCAATAAACCATTGTTAGCCCAGAAGTCACAACAGCAGAAGACTGAAGTATTTGAAAGTCCAGAACATAAAAATGCAGTGAAGTCTCAAACTCACTTGAAATATCAGCAGAAACTTGGTCAGCCTTCCAAAGTGGAGACTACCATCTCTGGTGCTAAAGTTTATCTCTACACACCAAATGAGAGAAAGCTAATACCAGCTGTTTTGGACTCTCCACCCACCCATGACACAGGACCGGACCCCAAGccaaatgtaaacaaaaaagaagataaaaatatgcAGGAAGTCCGACGGCTGCAAAAGGAATTGAGGAGCTACATCCACAAAATTGAAGAACTGACTAAAAAAG ggagagagagagaaattttagATCCTGATAAAGAGCAACAAGTTTGCACTAGGAGACAGAAACAAGCTGCACGGTCAGCTCGGATGCTGTATGTGCTCCAGCAACAG GTAAAAGAAATTCAGGATGATTTAGAGAAACTGAGTCCTCATAAAATCAAACATACTAAAAAG tctCGAGCAGTATCCAGATTGGCAGCAGCGCACAGAGGAGCTGTACGAGCCTTGCAGGCATTTGCCAATCAGTTTACAGATCAAACAGAGCAGCAGATTCCTACCCACTACAAGGAACTGGGCAGTCTCATTCGACAACTGTCCCTCTGTTCTGCCAAACTAGAAGTGGATTCTTCCATTTCTGATGTTATCATAGATATTTTGCTGCAAGTTGag GATCTGGATTCactgctggaaaagaaacaaacacccaaaaaagtgaagaaatgtatttcagcATCTCAGGGCAAATCTCCAAGGAACACAGAGACATTTCCAGCCAGAAAGCAGCTTACATctccaaaaggagaaaacaaatctCTCATCTTAAAGGGACAGCACAGACAAGAACCTAGAAAACCTCCAGCTGCCAGGAGTCTCTTGACTG CAGTTCAGAAGGCAAACAGTTGTGCTCATACATTGCACAATAAATTCCAAGAAAGTGACCCACGTACTCCAGAGAGAAATGCCACTTTGCAAGGAAGCATAGACGCATTGGTGAGAGCTAGAGCTGTAAAAAAAGATCCCATCCTTGAAAGTGGCCCTTTGAAGAAGAAAGGTGTGTTATTGCCTGCAAAATCACAG GGAATGCCGAAATCTCTAAAATCAAGACAGGTACAGCCTCAAGAAAAGCATGCACGATTTCAGGAGACAACTATAGCTTTCCAGCTAAAAGAGAACAAACGACTTGTTAAGGAGAGCAGAATACCCTGCGTGCCTCCAAACCCTACATCTCCACCTGTTTCACCTAAGCG accATGGCTTGAAGCAGAAACTTCAAGAAGAGTGAAGGTTCTAACTGACCTTAGcagaggagaaatgaaaaaaatacaaaagttaaG GTCACAAAGTGCTTCTCCAACCCAGTGTGCAGACAAAGTTGAGAAGGCAGTACGGGAGCGCTTAGAACCTCTATTAGATAGGACACAG caggttGCAGCAAATGCAGCTATTCTGAGTGAAAAGCTATTGGATGATCTTTTGGAAGATACTGCTCAGGAACTGTGGAGTATGGAGCAGCGTGAGAGACTCCAGACTGAGGCTCTGCTTATGGCTGATACTCATAGTCTGGAGTCAATGTTGCAAAGAATGGAAGAAATTGAA ACATACCAGGAGGCTGTACGCAGGAGATTCACCCAAATTGTGTACAGTGATTCGGAGTTCTGGGTCCAGGAAGACAAAATGG aACAACAAATTGCATCGATAGCTAAAAGACCTACATCTCCTCATCCAATTCAGATAACCAAATCAATCGGACACACAGAGCCAGAAATggacattttatttgaaaaacttttTGATGGCTA TGATACTGATGAAAACAAAGAATCAGAGGAGAACTTGCGGACTGGAAATGACATTCTGCAGCCCTTGACTCGGAATTCGCTACAGAAAGAGTGCTATGTGTCTCTCTCTGTGCCAAAGCATATGCTCCAGAGCATCTTGGATTATAACAGCAGATACAAGCATCACTTAAAGCTTATTTCCCATGAGGCGATAGGCAGTTTCAATCCATGGCGGATTGCTGAGAG tCTTGCAGAGCAACTAACAGAAGAAGCCCTATGTGatgtggcagcagagctgcaggatgtTTGTGAGGATTACGCAGAAGCTGTGTTCACGTCAGAGTTTTTGCAGCCAGCGCAGTAA
- the KIAA0753 gene encoding protein moonraker isoform X2, translating into MGPSKPTMSDATFAFTTQLYRNEAKDLQTQLQFNRNVPAVPENLALRFSNPRPIIIEKLKASNDQRNLAGSEDPSIRSSVMFSVISEERLKLAIQLAKRDIKRRHLEEQVKQQVFGDAVNKPLLAQKSQQQKTEVFESPEHKNAVKSQTHLKYQQKLGQPSKVETTISGAKVYLYTPNERKLIPAVLDSPPTHDTGPDPKPNVNKKEDKNMQEVRRLQKELRSYIHKIEELTKKGREREILDPDKEQQVCTRRQKQAARSARMLYVLQQQVKEIQDDLEKLSPHKIKHTKKSRAVSRLAAAHRGAVRALQAFANQFTDQTEQQIPTHYKELGSLIRQLSLCSAKLEVDSSISDVIIDILLQVEDLDSLLEKKQTPKKVKKCISASQGKSPRNTETFPARKQLTSPKGENKSLILKGQHRQEPRKPPAARSLLTVQKANSCAHTLHNKFQESDPRTPERNATLQGSIDALVRARAVKKDPILESGPLKKKGVLLPAKSQGMPKSLKSRQVQPQEKHARFQETTIAFQLKENKRLVKESRIPCVPPNPTSPPVSPKRPWLEAETSRRVKVLTDLSRGEMKKIQKLRSQSASPTQCADKVEKAVRERLEPLLDRTQQVAANAAILSEKLLDDLLEDTAQELWSMEQRERLQTEALLMADTHSLESMLQRMEEIETYQEAVRRRFTQIVYSDSEFWVQEDKMEQQIASIAKRPTSPHPIQITKSIGHTEPEMDILFEKLFDGYDTDENKESEENLRTGNDILQPLTRNSLQKECYVSLSVPKHMLQSILDYNSRYKHHLKLISHEAIGSFNPWRIAESLAEQLTEEALCDVAAELQDVCEDYAEAVFTSEFLQPAQ; encoded by the exons ATGGGACCAAGCAAGCCAACCATGTCTGATGCTACATTTGCATTCACTACTCAGCTGTACAGGAATGAAGCAAAGGATTTACAAACACAG CTCCAGTTTAATAGAAATGTCCCTGCAGTTCCAGAGAACTTGGCTCTCAGATTCTCTAACCCCCGTCCAATTATAATAGAAAAACTGAAGGCGTCCAATGATCAGAGAAATCTAGCTGGAAGTGAGGACCCCAGCATAAGAAGCTCTGTCATGTTTTCAGTGATATCTGAAGAGAGACTAAAATTGGCTATTCAGCTAGCCAAAAGGGACATAAAACGAAGACATCTTGAAGAGCAAGTGAAACAGCAAGTGTTTGGAGATGCTGTCAATAAACCATTGTTAGCCCAGAAGTCACAACAGCAGAAGACTGAAGTATTTGAAAGTCCAGAACATAAAAATGCAGTGAAGTCTCAAACTCACTTGAAATATCAGCAGAAACTTGGTCAGCCTTCCAAAGTGGAGACTACCATCTCTGGTGCTAAAGTTTATCTCTACACACCAAATGAGAGAAAGCTAATACCAGCTGTTTTGGACTCTCCACCCACCCATGACACAGGACCGGACCCCAAGccaaatgtaaacaaaaaagaagataaaaatatgcAGGAAGTCCGACGGCTGCAAAAGGAATTGAGGAGCTACATCCACAAAATTGAAGAACTGACTAAAAAAG ggagagagagagaaattttagATCCTGATAAAGAGCAACAAGTTTGCACTAGGAGACAGAAACAAGCTGCACGGTCAGCTCGGATGCTGTATGTGCTCCAGCAACAG GTAAAAGAAATTCAGGATGATTTAGAGAAACTGAGTCCTCATAAAATCAAACATACTAAAAAG tctCGAGCAGTATCCAGATTGGCAGCAGCGCACAGAGGAGCTGTACGAGCCTTGCAGGCATTTGCCAATCAGTTTACAGATCAAACAGAGCAGCAGATTCCTACCCACTACAAGGAACTGGGCAGTCTCATTCGACAACTGTCCCTCTGTTCTGCCAAACTAGAAGTGGATTCTTCCATTTCTGATGTTATCATAGATATTTTGCTGCAAGTTGag GATCTGGATTCactgctggaaaagaaacaaacacccaaaaaagtgaagaaatgtatttcagcATCTCAGGGCAAATCTCCAAGGAACACAGAGACATTTCCAGCCAGAAAGCAGCTTACATctccaaaaggagaaaacaaatctCTCATCTTAAAGGGACAGCACAGACAAGAACCTAGAAAACCTCCAGCTGCCAGGAGTCTCTTGACTG TTCAGAAGGCAAACAGTTGTGCTCATACATTGCACAATAAATTCCAAGAAAGTGACCCACGTACTCCAGAGAGAAATGCCACTTTGCAAGGAAGCATAGACGCATTGGTGAGAGCTAGAGCTGTAAAAAAAGATCCCATCCTTGAAAGTGGCCCTTTGAAGAAGAAAGGTGTGTTATTGCCTGCAAAATCACAG GGAATGCCGAAATCTCTAAAATCAAGACAGGTACAGCCTCAAGAAAAGCATGCACGATTTCAGGAGACAACTATAGCTTTCCAGCTAAAAGAGAACAAACGACTTGTTAAGGAGAGCAGAATACCCTGCGTGCCTCCAAACCCTACATCTCCACCTGTTTCACCTAAGCG accATGGCTTGAAGCAGAAACTTCAAGAAGAGTGAAGGTTCTAACTGACCTTAGcagaggagaaatgaaaaaaatacaaaagttaaG GTCACAAAGTGCTTCTCCAACCCAGTGTGCAGACAAAGTTGAGAAGGCAGTACGGGAGCGCTTAGAACCTCTATTAGATAGGACACAG caggttGCAGCAAATGCAGCTATTCTGAGTGAAAAGCTATTGGATGATCTTTTGGAAGATACTGCTCAGGAACTGTGGAGTATGGAGCAGCGTGAGAGACTCCAGACTGAGGCTCTGCTTATGGCTGATACTCATAGTCTGGAGTCAATGTTGCAAAGAATGGAAGAAATTGAA ACATACCAGGAGGCTGTACGCAGGAGATTCACCCAAATTGTGTACAGTGATTCGGAGTTCTGGGTCCAGGAAGACAAAATGG aACAACAAATTGCATCGATAGCTAAAAGACCTACATCTCCTCATCCAATTCAGATAACCAAATCAATCGGACACACAGAGCCAGAAATggacattttatttgaaaaacttttTGATGGCTA TGATACTGATGAAAACAAAGAATCAGAGGAGAACTTGCGGACTGGAAATGACATTCTGCAGCCCTTGACTCGGAATTCGCTACAGAAAGAGTGCTATGTGTCTCTCTCTGTGCCAAAGCATATGCTCCAGAGCATCTTGGATTATAACAGCAGATACAAGCATCACTTAAAGCTTATTTCCCATGAGGCGATAGGCAGTTTCAATCCATGGCGGATTGCTGAGAG tCTTGCAGAGCAACTAACAGAAGAAGCCCTATGTGatgtggcagcagagctgcaggatgtTTGTGAGGATTACGCAGAAGCTGTGTTCACGTCAGAGTTTTTGCAGCCAGCGCAGTAA
- the TXNDC17 gene encoding thioredoxin domain-containing protein 17, whose product MGWEEKQVRGYSEFVQTAQRYHGRPIFALFCGDKDAEGRSWCPDCVTAEPVVRRELHNMPDESVFIYCLVGDRAYWKDPNNEFRKNLKLTGVPTLLKYGTPQKLVEEECFKAELVRMLFTED is encoded by the exons ATGGGCTGGGAGGAGAAGCAGGTTCGCGGGTACTCCGAGTTCGTGCAGACGGCGCAGCGCTACCACGGCCGGCCCATCTTCGCGCTCTTCTGCGGCGACAAGGATGCCGAGGGTAGAAGCTGGTGCCCGGACTGCGTGACGG CTGAACCAGTTGTGAGGAGGGAACTTCATAACATGCCTGATGAGTCCGTATTCATCTACTGCCTAGTGGGAGACAGAGCCTA CTGGAAAGATCCCAACAATGAATTCAGGAAGAATCTGAAACTAACAGGAGTGCCTACACTACTTAAATATGGAACA CCTCAGAAGCTGGTTGAAGAAGAATGTTTTAAAGCAGAGCTTGTGCGTATGTTGTTTACTGAAGACTAA